One genomic region from Sphingobacterium sp. UGAL515B_05 encodes:
- a CDS encoding HesB/IscA family protein, producing the protein MSTEHTAVAPVSLTEGAIKELNKLKDQQEISDDFGLRVGVEGGGCSGMSYILGFDQKKDGDNEYEIQGIRIFMNKAHGLYLAGMEIDFKSGLDARGFTFNNPNATSTCGCGSSFSA; encoded by the coding sequence ATGAGTACAGAACATACAGCAGTTGCTCCTGTTTCTTTAACAGAAGGGGCAATCAAAGAACTAAATAAATTAAAGGATCAACAAGAAATCTCTGATGATTTTGGTTTACGTGTCGGTGTTGAAGGCGGTGGTTGTTCCGGTATGAGTTATATCTTGGGCTTTGACCAGAAAAAGGACGGCGATAACGAATACGAAATTCAAGGAATTCGCATCTTTATGAACAAAGCACATGGCCTCTATCTTGCCGGTATGGAAATCGACTTCAAATCGGGACTCGATGCAAGGGGCTTCACATTCAATAATCCCAATGCAACAAGTACCTGCGGTTGCGGAAGCAGTTTTTCAGCATAA
- the ileS gene encoding isoleucine--tRNA ligase, which yields MYKEYKQLNLPEIGKEILTRWEQEKIFEKSINNRPESKTYTFFEGPPSANGMPGIHHVMARTIKDIFCRYKTLKGYQVKRKGGWDTHGLPIELAVEKALGITKEDIGKKITVEQYNDACRKEVMKYTDVWNDLTTKMGYWVDLEHPYITYKNEYIETLWYLLKELYKKGLLYKGYTIQPYSPAAGTGLSSHELNQPGTYKDVKDTTIVAEFRLIKSQLHPAIEKLVDDDAEDVAFIAWTTTPWTLPSNTALVVGKKINYVKIRTFNKYTGAPVSVVLAKDLISKHFKAEGENASFQDYKLGDKVIPWELAAEFVGEELVGLRYEQLLPYITNEDLQENAFRVIPGDFVTTEDGTGIVHAAPTYGADDFRVAKEHGVPGILVKDENGKEVPTVDRTGRFVSEITDFAGRFVKEEYYSAEERSKEDFKPTDVLISIKLKEDNKAFDVKKYEHTYPHCWRTDKPVLYYPLDSWFIRTTAVKEDLVALNKTINWKPEATGTGRFGNWLENLVDWNLSRSRYWGTPLPIWRSEDENEEVCIGSLPELKSLLEASLTSDVLSDDEKAKNKAYLDKFDTEQLDLHRPYVDDIVLVSDAGQKLFREPDLIDVWFDSGAMPYAQWGLDHEKLAKGEEFPFKAGFDHAYPADFIAEGVDQTRGWFFTLHAISTMMYKSVSFKNVVSNGLVLDKNGNKMSKRLGNGVDPFSTIDQYSADATRWYMISNAAPWDNLKFNMEGLDEVRRKFFGTLYNTYAFFALYANIDKFSYSEPDIALEKRPEIDRWIISLLNSLTKEVDEYLADYEPTKAARAIQNFVDEHLSNWYVRLCRRRFWKGDYTEDKISAYQTLYTCLDTIAKLMSPISPFFSDRLFLDLNSATNKEQVESVHLANFPVYNESLVDKDLEERMALAQDISSLTLSLRKKTSINVRQPLNKILVPVLDSAFQEKVEKVKDLILSETNIKDIEFITDTTGIIKKKIKPNFKALGAKVGKDMKLVSSSIQSLTIDQISTLESTGELALAGTPYTILLSDVEIIAEDVEGWQVANLGKLTVALDVHITEELKKEGLSRELINRLQNLRKDKGLEVTDRINVKLTAASEVVNAANENLSYICTEILADSLVFEDSLTEGETIEIDGKELKALIQKN from the coding sequence ATGTACAAAGAATATAAGCAGTTAAATTTACCCGAGATAGGTAAAGAGATTTTGACCCGTTGGGAACAGGAAAAAATATTCGAAAAAAGTATCAATAATCGTCCTGAAAGCAAGACCTATACATTTTTTGAAGGTCCGCCTTCTGCAAATGGAATGCCTGGAATTCACCACGTGATGGCACGTACGATTAAGGATATTTTCTGTCGTTACAAGACTTTGAAAGGTTACCAAGTGAAACGAAAAGGCGGCTGGGATACCCATGGTCTGCCCATTGAACTTGCTGTCGAAAAAGCTCTTGGAATCACAAAAGAGGATATCGGCAAAAAGATTACCGTAGAACAATATAATGACGCTTGTCGCAAGGAGGTAATGAAATATACCGATGTATGGAATGACCTAACCACCAAAATGGGCTATTGGGTTGACCTTGAACATCCTTATATTACTTACAAGAATGAATACATCGAAACCTTATGGTATTTATTGAAAGAACTTTACAAAAAAGGTCTTTTGTACAAGGGTTATACGATACAACCTTACTCTCCGGCAGCAGGTACAGGATTGAGTTCGCATGAACTTAACCAGCCCGGCACCTATAAAGATGTTAAAGATACCACCATCGTTGCAGAATTTAGACTGATCAAAAGTCAGCTTCACCCAGCTATAGAAAAATTAGTTGACGACGATGCGGAGGATGTAGCATTCATTGCCTGGACGACCACGCCATGGACTTTGCCGTCCAACACAGCCTTGGTTGTAGGCAAGAAAATAAATTATGTTAAGATCCGAACTTTCAATAAATATACCGGTGCTCCTGTATCTGTCGTATTAGCGAAAGATTTGATCAGCAAACATTTTAAAGCGGAAGGAGAAAATGCATCCTTCCAAGACTATAAATTGGGCGACAAAGTAATTCCCTGGGAGCTGGCAGCAGAATTTGTAGGCGAAGAGCTTGTTGGCTTGCGCTATGAGCAATTGTTACCCTATATCACCAACGAGGACTTACAAGAAAATGCTTTCCGCGTTATTCCAGGCGACTTTGTTACGACTGAAGACGGTACCGGTATCGTCCACGCTGCTCCTACTTATGGTGCGGATGACTTTCGTGTAGCAAAAGAACATGGTGTACCGGGCATCTTGGTGAAAGATGAAAATGGAAAAGAGGTACCTACTGTTGACCGTACTGGACGTTTTGTAAGTGAAATCACAGATTTTGCCGGAAGATTTGTCAAAGAGGAATATTACAGCGCTGAGGAACGTTCAAAAGAAGACTTCAAACCCACAGACGTGTTGATCTCTATCAAACTAAAAGAGGACAACAAAGCTTTCGATGTCAAAAAATATGAGCATACCTATCCACATTGTTGGCGTACCGACAAACCTGTTCTATACTATCCATTAGATAGCTGGTTTATCCGCACGACAGCAGTGAAGGAAGATTTGGTTGCATTAAATAAAACCATCAACTGGAAACCTGAAGCAACCGGTACCGGCCGCTTTGGAAACTGGTTAGAAAACTTAGTAGACTGGAACCTTTCGCGTTCGCGTTACTGGGGAACTCCACTTCCTATCTGGCGTTCAGAAGACGAAAATGAAGAGGTTTGTATCGGTTCCTTACCTGAATTAAAGTCTTTATTGGAAGCTTCTTTGACCTCTGATGTTTTGTCTGACGATGAAAAAGCGAAGAATAAAGCTTACTTGGATAAATTCGACACCGAGCAACTGGATCTTCACCGTCCATATGTGGACGATATCGTTCTTGTTTCTGATGCCGGACAAAAATTATTCCGCGAACCTGATCTGATCGACGTCTGGTTTGATTCGGGGGCAATGCCTTATGCGCAATGGGGATTGGATCACGAAAAATTAGCCAAAGGTGAAGAGTTTCCTTTTAAAGCTGGATTCGATCATGCATACCCGGCAGATTTTATCGCTGAAGGAGTTGATCAAACACGGGGTTGGTTTTTCACCTTGCATGCGATTTCTACGATGATGTATAAATCGGTTTCCTTCAAAAACGTGGTTTCCAATGGCTTGGTGTTGGATAAAAATGGAAATAAGATGTCCAAACGCCTAGGCAATGGTGTTGATCCATTCTCAACGATCGATCAATACAGTGCCGATGCAACACGCTGGTATATGATCAGTAATGCCGCACCATGGGACAACCTTAAATTCAATATGGAAGGGTTGGATGAAGTCCGTCGTAAATTCTTTGGTACTTTATATAATACCTACGCTTTTTTTGCATTGTATGCCAATATCGATAAGTTCTCGTATTCAGAACCAGATATTGCTTTGGAAAAACGTCCTGAAATTGACCGCTGGATTATCTCCTTGTTAAATTCGTTGACCAAGGAAGTAGATGAATACTTAGCGGATTACGAGCCTACAAAGGCCGCGCGCGCTATTCAAAACTTTGTTGATGAACATCTCAGCAACTGGTATGTCCGTCTTTGCCGTCGTCGTTTCTGGAAAGGAGATTATACAGAAGATAAAATTTCGGCCTATCAAACACTTTATACCTGTCTTGATACGATTGCGAAATTAATGTCGCCAATATCACCTTTCTTCTCGGATAGATTATTCCTGGATTTGAATTCAGCCACGAACAAGGAACAAGTTGAATCTGTTCACCTGGCGAATTTCCCGGTTTATAATGAAAGTCTAGTCGATAAAGATCTGGAAGAACGCATGGCTTTAGCGCAGGATATCTCATCGCTGACACTTTCTTTACGGAAGAAAACTTCCATCAATGTACGTCAACCATTAAACAAAATTTTGGTTCCGGTACTGGATAGTGCTTTCCAAGAAAAGGTAGAGAAAGTAAAAGATCTGATACTTTCTGAAACCAATATCAAAGATATCGAGTTCATTACAGATACCACTGGTATTATTAAGAAAAAAATAAAACCAAATTTCAAAGCTCTTGGCGCGAAAGTTGGTAAGGATATGAAGTTAGTTTCTTCGTCTATCCAATCGTTGACTATAGATCAAATCAGCACGTTGGAATCAACAGGCGAATTGGCCCTAGCAGGCACGCCATATACGATTTTACTGAGCGATGTAGAAATTATAGCAGAAGACGTTGAAGGATGGCAGGTAGCAAATCTAGGTAAATTGACCGTAGCATTAGATGTACATATCACCGAAGAATTGAAAAAAGAAGGTTTGTCAAGAGAATTGATCAACCGCCTACAAAATCTAAGGAAGGATAAAGGATTAGAAGTCACTGATAGAATTAACGTAAAGTTAACAGCTGCTTCAGAAGTGGTCAATGCTGCCAACGAAAATTTATCGTATATTTGCACCGAAATTCTGGCCGATTCATTGGTATTTGAAGATTCACTAACTGAAGGAGAGACCATCGAGATCGATGGCAAAGAACTTAAGGCATTAATCCAAAAAAATTAA
- a CDS encoding TraR/DksA family transcriptional regulator has translation MANNNEKTRYSDSELQEFKDIILDKLRIAKEELSSLTATLNNSNANGTDDTAGTYKTLEDGSATLEKEQTNQLAARQKKFIDNLEAALVRIENKTYGICRETGKLIQKERLKAVPHTTLSIEAKNKQY, from the coding sequence ATGGCAAACAACAACGAGAAAACACGCTATAGCGATTCAGAATTACAAGAATTCAAAGATATTATCTTGGACAAGCTTAGAATAGCAAAAGAAGAGCTTTCCTCGTTGACCGCAACGCTCAATAACAGTAATGCTAATGGTACCGACGATACTGCTGGAACGTACAAGACATTGGAAGACGGTTCAGCTACTTTAGAGAAAGAGCAAACAAATCAATTGGCTGCTCGTCAAAAGAAATTTATCGACAACCTAGAAGCGGCGTTGGTGCGCATCGAGAACAAAACGTATGGTATCTGTAGAGAGACCGGAAAACTGATTCAAAAAGAACGTTTGAAAGCTGTTCCACATACAACGTTGAGCATCGAAGCGAAAAACAAACAATATTAA
- a CDS encoding lipoprotein signal peptidase produces the protein MKGYTKPIALIIAILLIDQLSKIWVKLTMTIGQSHHVLGKFFQIHFIENNGMAYGMEFGGDYGKLFLTVFRILAVAGIGYGLHYMIKNKYNRGFILNVALILAGALGNIIDSAFYGVIFSESTWYDKASLFPAGGGYSSFLHGKVVDMLYFPLIQGNFPSWVPFWGGEEFLFFRPVFNIADSAISVGVVLILLFQKRYFKTEKEEKSSIHSEIVED, from the coding sequence ATGAAGGGTTATACGAAACCGATCGCGCTCATTATAGCGATACTTTTAATAGATCAATTGTCAAAAATATGGGTTAAGCTCACAATGACAATTGGACAAAGCCACCATGTATTGGGCAAATTTTTCCAGATTCATTTTATTGAAAACAATGGAATGGCCTATGGAATGGAATTTGGCGGTGATTATGGAAAATTATTTTTGACGGTATTTCGTATTTTAGCCGTAGCTGGTATTGGATACGGCCTACATTACATGATCAAAAATAAATATAACCGTGGTTTCATCTTAAATGTTGCCCTAATTCTTGCCGGTGCCTTAGGAAATATCATCGATTCTGCTTTTTACGGTGTCATCTTTAGTGAAAGTACCTGGTATGATAAAGCGAGTTTATTCCCCGCAGGTGGTGGTTATTCTTCCTTCCTGCACGGAAAAGTAGTCGATATGCTTTATTTCCCATTAATTCAAGGCAACTTCCCTTCTTGGGTACCCTTTTGGGGCGGTGAAGAGTTTCTCTTCTTCCGACCCGTATTCAACATTGCCGACTCGGCAATTTCTGTTGGGGTGGTTTTGATCCTGTTATTTCAAAAACGGTATTTCAAAACAGAAAAAGAAGAGAAATCCAGCATCCACAGTGAAATCGTTGAAGATTAA
- a CDS encoding M20/M25/M40 family metallo-hydrolase — protein sequence MKNISLLLTFCCLLGIQIAQAQQIEVSNLKKHIYYLADDKMQGRGTGSKEVFKAADYIEKEFKKYKLEPKGEKGYRQSFKAKVWKVKVADSIRNADNIIGFIDNGADLTVVIGAHYDHLGTGRQGSSKDSLGVGKIHNGADDNASGTAGLLELARYFSSNNEKEPYNLLFIAFGAEELGLVGSKYFTEHPTLPLEKITAMLNMDMIGRYNPSNGLAVIGYGTSSQWPAIFKDVQAPIKFNLSKDGNGGSDQTSFYKKNIPVLFFHTGGHPDYHMPTDDADKIDYNALKSILDLEKTVVENIMKQSSKMDFIWTN from the coding sequence ATGAAAAACATTAGCCTACTTCTGACATTTTGCTGCCTACTAGGAATCCAAATAGCACAGGCACAGCAGATCGAAGTTTCCAACTTAAAGAAACATATTTATTACCTCGCTGACGACAAAATGCAGGGACGGGGAACGGGCAGTAAGGAAGTATTTAAAGCTGCAGATTATATTGAAAAGGAATTCAAAAAATACAAACTTGAGCCTAAAGGTGAAAAAGGGTACCGCCAATCCTTCAAGGCCAAAGTCTGGAAAGTAAAAGTTGCAGACAGCATTCGCAATGCCGATAATATCATTGGATTTATTGACAATGGTGCAGATTTAACAGTTGTTATAGGCGCACATTACGATCACTTGGGAACAGGTCGTCAAGGAAGCTCAAAAGATTCCTTAGGAGTAGGCAAAATCCACAATGGAGCCGACGATAATGCCTCCGGTACAGCTGGTTTATTGGAGCTCGCACGTTACTTTAGCAGCAACAATGAAAAAGAACCCTACAACTTGTTGTTTATTGCTTTCGGAGCGGAAGAATTGGGATTAGTTGGTTCCAAATATTTTACGGAACACCCTACCCTACCATTGGAGAAAATCACAGCCATGCTCAATATGGACATGATCGGCCGCTATAATCCCAGCAATGGCCTTGCTGTCATCGGCTATGGAACAAGTAGTCAATGGCCAGCTATATTCAAAGATGTTCAGGCACCTATAAAATTTAATCTTAGCAAGGATGGCAACGGCGGATCTGACCAAACTTCATTCTACAAAAAGAATATACCGGTGTTGTTTTTCCATACTGGTGGACACCCGGACTACCATATGCCGACCGATGATGCCGATAAAATTGATTATAACGCTTTAAAGTCCATTTTAGATCTAGAAAAAACAGTAGTTGAAAATATCATGAAACAATCCAGTAAAATGGATTTTATATGGACCAACTAA
- a CDS encoding NAD(P)-dependent oxidoreductase, translated as MKKILVTGSNGFLGQKVVDLLAKNDQYDVVAISKGPNRNPNQVNYAFFQVDLSDREKLTDFLSAQTFDAIVHTAAMTSVEACEADQAACQLLNVDLVAYLASYCTAHQTQLIHLSTDFVFDGKKNAPYDETDLPNPQSEYGKSKYASEQVLVQSNCNYAILRTILVYGINADPNRSNLVLWAKSKLSQNEPIKVVNDQWRMPTFVDDLAYACQLAIDRKAQGIFHISGAELMSISEAVYKIADYWQLDKGLISEISAANIGQAENRPRQTGFDLTKSNAELGYVPTSFMDSLAIIDNQFKTFGR; from the coding sequence ATGAAAAAAATTCTAGTGACAGGATCCAATGGATTCCTTGGCCAAAAAGTCGTTGATTTACTTGCTAAAAATGACCAATATGATGTTGTTGCCATTTCAAAGGGTCCAAATCGTAACCCGAATCAAGTGAATTATGCTTTCTTTCAGGTAGACCTATCGGATCGGGAAAAATTAACAGATTTTTTATCTGCACAAACTTTTGATGCAATTGTACATACAGCAGCCATGACCAGTGTGGAAGCTTGTGAAGCGGATCAAGCAGCATGTCAATTGCTTAACGTCGATCTCGTAGCCTATTTGGCTTCCTATTGTACCGCACATCAGACCCAACTGATCCACTTATCTACGGACTTTGTATTTGATGGCAAAAAAAATGCGCCTTATGATGAAACAGATCTCCCCAATCCACAAAGTGAATATGGGAAGAGTAAATACGCTTCCGAACAAGTGCTTGTACAATCCAACTGCAATTATGCCATCCTTCGCACGATATTAGTATATGGGATCAATGCTGACCCCAATCGTTCGAATCTAGTATTATGGGCTAAAAGTAAGTTGTCGCAAAATGAACCTATAAAAGTAGTCAATGACCAATGGAGAATGCCTACCTTTGTGGATGATTTAGCTTATGCATGCCAACTCGCGATTGACCGAAAAGCGCAGGGAATATTTCATATTTCAGGAGCAGAATTAATGTCGATCAGTGAGGCTGTCTACAAAATTGCGGACTATTGGCAGCTAGACAAAGGATTGATTTCGGAGATCAGTGCTGCCAACATTGGACAGGCGGAAAACAGGCCACGGCAGACAGGCTTTGATCTGACTAAATCTAACGCTGAATTGGGTTATGTGCCGACGTCATTTATGGATTCTTTGGCAATTATAGATAATCAATTCAAAACGTTTGGACGATAA
- a CDS encoding acyl-CoA thioesterase: MIEKFARESYTEMNELVLPNDTNTFGNLMGGRLLYWMDICSAIAAQKHCSNVVVTVSVDNVSFKRSIKLGEVVTIQAQVTRAFNSSLEVRMEIFASNLPEGTRVKTNEAYYTFVAVDADNNPKAVPVLIPETESEHKAYEDALQRRELRLILAGKLKPENAKKLKALVSLFSQKN, from the coding sequence ATGATAGAAAAATTTGCGCGAGAGTCATACACTGAGATGAACGAATTGGTATTACCCAACGACACAAATACTTTTGGGAATTTGATGGGTGGCCGTTTATTGTACTGGATGGATATTTGTTCGGCTATTGCTGCCCAAAAACACTGCAGCAATGTCGTCGTAACAGTATCAGTCGACAATGTATCTTTTAAGCGCTCCATTAAACTTGGTGAGGTCGTCACGATACAAGCTCAGGTAACGCGTGCGTTTAATAGTTCTTTGGAGGTACGCATGGAAATTTTCGCTTCTAATTTACCGGAAGGCACCCGTGTAAAAACCAACGAAGCGTATTATACCTTTGTTGCTGTTGATGCGGATAACAACCCTAAAGCTGTGCCTGTATTAATTCCGGAAACAGAGTCAGAACACAAAGCATACGAAGATGCACTACAACGAAGAGAACTGCGTCTTATTCTCGCAGGGAAATTAAAGCCTGAAAATGCAAAAAAATTAAAAGCGCTGGTCAGTCTTTTTAGCCAAAAGAACTAA
- a CDS encoding EVE domain-containing protein: protein MQYFLVKSEPFKYSWEQFNKDGRTFWDGVRNYQARNNIKAMKEGDLVLFYHSNEGKEVVGVAKVVKEFYQDPTTDDERWVVVDLAPVETLKKSVTLETIKADEQLQDIALVRQGRLSVMPLKPEEFDRILALGNA, encoded by the coding sequence ATGCAATACTTCTTAGTAAAATCTGAACCATTTAAATATAGCTGGGAACAATTTAATAAAGATGGCCGTACATTTTGGGATGGCGTTCGTAATTATCAAGCTAGGAATAATATCAAAGCTATGAAAGAAGGGGATCTGGTCCTGTTCTACCATAGCAATGAAGGAAAAGAAGTTGTGGGGGTGGCGAAAGTCGTCAAGGAATTTTATCAAGATCCGACAACAGATGATGAGCGTTGGGTCGTTGTGGATCTGGCACCTGTTGAGACGCTGAAGAAATCCGTTACGTTGGAAACCATTAAGGCTGATGAGCAGTTGCAGGATATCGCTTTGGTCAGACAAGGACGTTTGTCTGTCATGCCTTTGAAGCCAGAAGAATTTGATCGGATTTTAGCGCTTGGCAACGCGTAA
- the gldC gene encoding gliding motility protein GldC, translating into MKKAEIKLQVELDENNVPENIMWSSTDGNNAEELPAKAMFLALWDSHYKNSMRIDLWTKDMPYDEMKRFFYETLQTLGDSFIRSSGGDPMAEKVIGDLRDYCAHFADKMEVLMPQQ; encoded by the coding sequence ATGAAAAAAGCTGAAATAAAATTACAGGTAGAGTTAGATGAAAACAACGTACCTGAAAATATCATGTGGTCTTCTACAGATGGAAATAATGCGGAGGAATTACCTGCAAAAGCGATGTTTTTAGCCCTATGGGATTCTCATTATAAAAATTCAATGCGTATCGACCTTTGGACTAAAGATATGCCCTACGATGAGATGAAACGTTTTTTCTATGAAACGCTACAAACATTGGGCGACTCTTTTATCCGTTCTTCAGGCGGTGATCCGATGGCGGAAAAAGTTATTGGCGACTTGCGTGATTACTGTGCGCATTTTGCAGATAAAATGGAAGTTTTAATGCCACAACAATAG
- a CDS encoding DEAD/DEAH box helicase, with protein sequence MQQSFENFKFNKQILNAIAEAGYQQPTEIQEKAITPILAGQDVMGIAQTGTGKTAAFVLPMLMKLKYAQGNDARALILTPTRELAMQIEENIKLFSTYLDLRSVVLYGGLGPKTQIEALEKGVDIIVATPGRFLDLYLEGHIVVKSLKFLVLDEADKMMDMGFISKIHRVLEIVPRKRQNLLFSATMSELVRKIAGDFLAFPTIIEVSEQATPAKTVSQALYVVPNQKTKLNLLQHLLKDDEAFSRLIVFCKTKQVADNVFHFLERKYGKDEVRVIHANKGQNTRINSINAFKEGNIRILVATDVAARGLDVSNVSHVINFEVPIVIEDYVHRIGRTGRAFNEGDAITFCNEAEKYYVRKIEKLIKQSIPVHALPEDVFIEKTPFHEKQDIAREIDNQKRKDDPDFQGAFHEKKYVIKQKEVREAQRASGFKPKAKSKSKSAGGKSGGTNRNFKKR encoded by the coding sequence ATGCAGCAATCATTTGAAAATTTTAAATTCAATAAACAGATCTTAAATGCGATAGCGGAGGCGGGGTATCAACAACCGACAGAGATCCAAGAAAAGGCAATTACTCCAATATTGGCCGGGCAGGATGTGATGGGAATCGCTCAGACTGGAACAGGAAAAACAGCGGCATTCGTTTTGCCGATGCTGATGAAGCTAAAATATGCTCAGGGAAATGATGCGCGTGCGTTGATTTTGACACCAACGAGAGAATTGGCCATGCAGATCGAAGAAAATATTAAACTGTTTTCTACTTATCTTGATTTGCGTTCAGTGGTACTTTATGGTGGATTAGGACCAAAAACTCAAATAGAAGCACTCGAAAAAGGAGTGGATATTATCGTTGCAACACCAGGTCGATTTTTGGACTTGTACCTGGAAGGGCACATTGTTGTCAAATCACTCAAATTTTTGGTCTTGGATGAGGCCGATAAGATGATGGATATGGGTTTTATTAGTAAGATCCATCGTGTACTTGAAATTGTGCCACGCAAACGTCAGAACTTATTGTTCTCAGCAACAATGAGTGAGCTTGTTCGCAAAATTGCAGGTGATTTCTTGGCGTTTCCAACCATTATTGAGGTATCTGAACAAGCTACACCAGCCAAGACGGTAAGTCAGGCGCTATATGTCGTTCCAAACCAAAAGACAAAATTGAATTTACTTCAACACCTCTTGAAAGATGATGAAGCGTTTAGTCGATTGATTGTTTTCTGTAAAACAAAGCAGGTAGCAGATAATGTCTTTCACTTTTTAGAACGTAAATATGGTAAAGATGAGGTTCGTGTTATTCATGCCAATAAAGGTCAGAATACACGTATCAACTCCATCAATGCGTTTAAGGAAGGGAATATTCGTATTTTGGTCGCAACGGATGTGGCGGCGCGTGGACTAGACGTTTCTAATGTAAGCCATGTGATCAACTTTGAAGTACCTATTGTGATAGAAGATTATGTACATCGCATTGGACGTACCGGGCGAGCTTTCAATGAAGGGGATGCTATCACGTTCTGTAATGAGGCCGAGAAATATTATGTTCGCAAAATCGAAAAATTGATCAAACAAAGTATCCCTGTCCATGCACTCCCAGAGGATGTCTTTATAGAGAAAACACCCTTTCATGAAAAACAGGATATTGCGCGCGAGATTGATAATCAAAAGCGAAAAGATGATCCTGATTTTCAAGGTGCTTTTCACGAGAAAAAATACGTTATCAAACAGAAAGAAGTGCGGGAGGCACAACGAGCTTCCGGATTTAAACCAAAAGCAAAAAGTAAAAGTAAGTCTGCAGGCGGAAAATCGGGAGGAACAAATCGTAATTTTAAAAAACGTTAA